Proteins encoded within one genomic window of Gracilimonas sp.:
- the dinB gene encoding DNA polymerase IV, producing MESNYPCRKIIHIDMDAFFAAVEQRDNPELQGKPVIVGGSPNGRGVVSTASYEARKFGVHSAMPASQAARLCPQGIFVKSHFDAYKKASQQIREIFFEYTDLVEPLSLDEAFLDVTENHKNIPSATLIAKEIRERIYETTKLTASAGIAHNKFLAKVASDINKPDGMTLIPPEKAEAFLEELEISKFYGVGKATQKKMHAVGIKTGADLKKWTEIDLVKAFGKSGRFYYRIVRGIDHREVKPHRVRKSYGKERTFSDDIESLEWIYNFLDELAQTIAEGMKKINAAGKTITLKVRYKNFETITRSSSLPHYTNRYTDITETVRTLLEETDVGNRSVRLLGITLSNLNLNEETVWEQLELSFL from the coding sequence ATGGAATCAAATTATCCTTGTCGCAAAATTATCCATATTGATATGGATGCTTTTTTTGCTGCTGTAGAGCAGCGGGATAATCCTGAATTGCAAGGAAAACCGGTGATTGTGGGAGGCTCCCCAAATGGCCGCGGAGTCGTATCAACTGCAAGCTATGAAGCTCGAAAATTTGGAGTTCATTCAGCGATGCCCGCATCCCAGGCTGCACGACTATGTCCGCAAGGTATTTTCGTCAAATCTCATTTCGATGCTTATAAAAAAGCTTCTCAGCAAATTCGTGAGATCTTTTTTGAATACACGGATTTAGTAGAGCCGCTTTCCTTAGATGAGGCTTTCCTCGATGTCACTGAAAATCATAAGAATATCCCGTCCGCCACGCTGATTGCTAAAGAGATCAGGGAACGGATATATGAAACAACCAAGCTGACGGCATCCGCTGGTATTGCCCATAATAAGTTCTTGGCTAAAGTAGCTTCAGATATCAACAAACCTGACGGAATGACGCTCATCCCCCCTGAAAAAGCAGAAGCATTTTTGGAAGAGCTGGAAATCAGTAAATTTTATGGGGTTGGGAAGGCAACGCAAAAAAAGATGCATGCGGTAGGTATCAAAACCGGGGCAGATTTAAAGAAATGGACTGAAATTGATTTAGTAAAAGCTTTCGGTAAATCCGGAAGATTTTATTATCGGATTGTCCGGGGGATTGATCACCGGGAAGTAAAACCACACCGGGTTCGAAAATCGTATGGCAAAGAGCGTACGTTTTCCGATGACATTGAGAGCCTGGAATGGATTTATAATTTCTTAGATGAACTTGCTCAAACCATTGCCGAAGGGATGAAGAAAATAAACGCTGCAGGCAAAACCATCACCCTGAAAGTTCGTTATAAAAATTTTGAGACTATTACCCGAAGCTCCTCCCTGCCACATTACACCAATCGATATACTGATATCACTGAAACCGTCCGAACATTACTGGAAGAAACAGACGTTGGAAATCGCTCCGTTCGTTTATTGGGGATTACGTTGTCTAATCTAAATCTGAATGAGGAGACAGTTTGGGAGCAGTTGGAGCTTTCGTTTTTGTGA
- a CDS encoding gamma-glutamylcyclotransferase family protein → MSKKYKKKNLYFAYGSNLHPIRLEDRLGKVDFHGIGKLSYTEIHFHKTGSDGSGKATIESSSERSKYVLGAMYELSKSQEKLLDKFESLGFGYNKLIVEVELEKGEEITCFTYQGMREYVDYTCQPFHWYKQLVAQGSRFLGFPSEYTNFIENIDSIADLNKKRVNTNERLIKLMQKKKVL, encoded by the coding sequence TTGAGCAAAAAGTATAAAAAAAAGAATCTTTATTTTGCTTATGGATCAAACCTTCACCCCATCCGACTGGAAGACCGGTTGGGAAAAGTGGATTTCCATGGAATCGGAAAGTTAAGCTACACGGAAATACACTTTCATAAAACCGGGAGTGATGGTTCCGGAAAAGCAACGATTGAAAGTTCTTCTGAGCGCAGCAAATATGTATTGGGAGCTATGTATGAGCTATCCAAAAGTCAGGAAAAACTGCTCGATAAATTTGAATCGTTAGGATTTGGCTACAATAAATTGATAGTTGAAGTGGAGTTGGAGAAAGGAGAAGAGATAACCTGTTTCACTTATCAGGGAATGCGTGAGTACGTGGATTATACCTGTCAGCCTTTTCACTGGTATAAGCAATTGGTGGCTCAAGGCAGTCGGTTTCTGGGTTTCCCTTCTGAGTATACCAATTTCATTGAGAACATCGATTCTATAGCTGATCTAAACAAAAAAAGAGTGAATACAAATGAACGTCTGATCAAGCTAATGCAAAAGAAAAAAGTGCTTTAA
- a CDS encoding peptide chain release factor 3 — MSTATAETQITKEAKKRRTFAIISHPDAGKTTLTEKLLLYGGALHEAGSIRARKATRHAASDWMSIEQERGISVTSSVLRFEKDGIKYNLLDTPGHKDFSEDTLRTLVAADSGLMVIDVAKGVEEQTEKLFEVCKLRKVPVITFVNKCDRPGMDPLEVLSNIENKLGIEAVPASWPMGYGQKFQGIYDVIDNKVHMYQKTDHGAKKAVTEILSVEDAIAASSLSDAEKEAFQEEVMLIEDMYENMSKEDYATGKVTPVFFGSALHNFGLDVFLNYFHQLAPHPQQYKTPNGVVRDLNDGFSGFIFKMQANMNPDHRDCAAFIRVASGKFERGQQVTIASTGKKVKMSTPHTLMGDDRQLMEEAYPGDIVSIFNPGSFRIGTTIYEKNEVDFDVIPLFTPEHFQKVATKDPFKRKQLREGLKQLSEEGVVHVFEVPNGVGNELLLGTVGVLQFEVVEHRMLTEYGVELIKTPVSYYCARWLPNDRDDITDKLEASYSTHVTKDMEENPIVLFDSMYALNQGEEKVGKENLFKFKQG; from the coding sequence ATGAGCACGGCCACTGCCGAAACACAAATTACCAAAGAGGCGAAAAAGAGGCGAACCTTCGCCATCATTTCGCACCCCGATGCGGGTAAAACCACTCTCACCGAGAAGCTATTGCTGTATGGCGGAGCCCTGCACGAGGCCGGATCGATCCGTGCCCGAAAGGCCACCCGGCACGCAGCCTCTGACTGGATGTCGATTGAGCAGGAACGCGGGATTTCTGTAACCTCCTCCGTGCTCCGGTTTGAAAAGGACGGCATCAAATACAACCTGCTGGACACCCCGGGTCACAAAGACTTTTCTGAAGATACCCTCCGAACCCTGGTAGCTGCCGACAGCGGTCTCATGGTGATTGATGTGGCTAAAGGCGTTGAGGAACAAACCGAGAAATTATTTGAAGTCTGTAAGCTGCGGAAAGTACCGGTCATTACTTTTGTGAACAAGTGCGACCGTCCCGGTATGGATCCGCTGGAAGTACTCAGCAACATTGAAAATAAGCTGGGCATAGAAGCCGTACCGGCCAGCTGGCCGATGGGTTACGGGCAGAAGTTCCAGGGCATCTATGATGTGATTGACAACAAAGTACACATGTATCAAAAAACGGATCACGGGGCTAAAAAAGCGGTGACTGAAATTTTGAGTGTGGAAGATGCCATCGCTGCCTCTTCGCTTTCAGATGCTGAAAAAGAAGCTTTCCAGGAAGAGGTGATGCTGATTGAAGACATGTACGAGAATATGAGCAAAGAAGATTATGCTACCGGAAAGGTTACACCTGTTTTCTTCGGTTCAGCCTTGCACAACTTTGGACTGGATGTCTTTCTGAATTATTTCCACCAGCTGGCTCCGCATCCCCAGCAGTATAAAACACCTAATGGAGTTGTTCGTGACCTAAATGACGGGTTTTCCGGGTTCATCTTTAAGATGCAGGCCAATATGAATCCCGACCACCGCGATTGCGCCGCCTTCATCCGTGTCGCTTCCGGTAAGTTTGAACGAGGGCAGCAGGTCACCATCGCATCTACCGGCAAGAAAGTAAAAATGTCAACTCCCCATACGTTAATGGGCGATGATCGCCAGCTTATGGAGGAAGCCTATCCCGGTGATATCGTATCTATTTTTAATCCCGGTTCATTCCGTATCGGCACCACCATTTATGAAAAAAATGAGGTGGATTTTGACGTAATTCCGCTTTTTACTCCCGAACATTTTCAGAAAGTAGCTACCAAAGACCCTTTCAAGAGAAAGCAGCTGCGCGAAGGGTTAAAACAGCTTTCGGAAGAAGGGGTAGTTCACGTATTTGAAGTGCCGAATGGAGTTGGAAACGAACTTCTGTTAGGAACCGTAGGTGTACTTCAATTTGAAGTGGTGGAACACCGCATGCTCACTGAATATGGCGTTGAGCTTATAAAAACTCCCGTTTCTTATTACTGCGCCCGATGGCTGCCTAATGACCGTGATGACATCACCGACAAACTGGAAGCCAGTTACTCCACCCATGTAACCAAAGACATGGAAGAAAACCCGATCGTCCTTTTTGATTCTATGTATGCTTTAAATCAAGGAGAAGAAAAAGTCGGTAAGGAAAACCTTTTCAAGTTCAAGCAAGGGTAA